From Aegilops tauschii subsp. strangulata cultivar AL8/78 chromosome 5, Aet v6.0, whole genome shotgun sequence:
GTTGGATGCCGAGTTGTCCGCCTCCCACTTGTTCACCTCAGGGGTCGGCTTTTCTAGATAGATGTCCCAGTTCCCCGTCTGGTTCTGGGCACACCTGTTATTGGCAGCTACGGCGGGCTCGTTGTCCGCCTCAAAGGGTACCCGCACCTTGTCCAGGTCAGCTACCAACTCGGGGTCGACCTCGCCACGATGGTCGACCTCATCAATGTACAGATCAGGGTCTGGGTAAGGTATATCAGAAGGTTGGCCATGGTAATGAGACCAGAACCTTGATTTTGCATTCTGGAAATTCTCAAAAGCTCCCGAGTCATCCCACTGCTCTATCTCCTTGTACATATAGGCAAAGTGCTTGTTCTCGCAGAACCTCTGCCACGAAATGCCACCAACAAGACTGCAAAATTCCCTTTCCCATAATGGGACTTGGCATTGATTATCCACGTGACTGTATCCTGTGCGTATTAAAAACGATATTAGATTCATGGTGTGAGCACATTAACGCAGGGAAATAAAAGATTCCTGACCTACTGCATTATGGGAACAGAAATAAACAGGAGATGGAACGTACTGAGGGCATTCTTTAGCCTGGACTGCCTAACAATCTAATCTATAAATTCCAAAGCCACAGGCTGCTCTAGAATTTTACATTGTTGAGTACAGTATCCTGGGGGAGAAAAATATGAATTGCTGAGCAGCAGTGCATTCCTAACTTAGACTCAAGTAGGATATGAAAGTACTTGTTGTTGCTTTATACGGGTGAAAGATGAGTCAAACCAAAGATACATCTTTCAACTACACAACTATACAACTGTGGCAGAGTAGCAAGTTCAATACATAAAGTATGAATTCAAGTATTTGTGGAACACTCTGATCAAGCATAAGTGGGTTTTATAGTCTGTCATTCTAATTTACGCCAAGTATAGACAACTGTCAAGAGAAATGAACCAGCGCAAACCAGTACTTTGAATTTGTCGAGGATAGCGGCAATAAAGCGATCCTTTCAGAGATCACAGAAAAGGAACAATGAGTCACTCAAAACACAATTTAAAGGGTTCCATCCTAAAACAACACCATTCCTTCTACGGGTCTGCTCCTATGTAGCCATATGACTACATCTTTAATGGCTATGTCATttatatagtactccctccgtcccataatataagagcgtttttgacactacactaatgtcaaaaacgctcttatactatgggacggagggagtagtaaactAGTGATAGTCATAATTAGTAGAGTGAGAAAAAAAGTGATCGTGCACCGGCAAAAAGATCATGGTTTTGAGGTCCTAGTGCCTGAAGAAAACATGCACAATGCAGTTACATAAGTGGTGGGTTCCTTGCATATCCTACCATTGCAAGGAGCAAGTTAAAATTTAATGGTCCCACATCTGACAAAGACGCTATAcctctttgttttcttttttgttaTCACATCGTCAGCCAGCTGACTACAGTTAGTGTTGGCTGACTACAAATAGTGTTAAACAAACATCGGTGCCCGAAACTATTTTTCCAGATAAGACACTCCGAATGCAAGTCGGATTCCAAGTTTTATTAGTTATGTCCTAAAAAAAACCTTGCTGAATCGTACACCCAAATCTGAGTTGGATTCCAACACCCGTGTCCATGTCTGAGCAGGCAAGCAACTATTTTGCCGGATAAGACACTCCGAATGCAGGTCGGATTCCAAGTTTATTAGTTATGTCCTAAAAAAACCTTGCTGAATCGTACGCCCAAATCTGAGTTGGATTCCAACACCCGCGTCCATGTCTGAGCAGGCGAGCAACACTGTCTACATTATGGTTTGCAAAAGACATTCCTTCTTCCATGCTCCTTGGAGGAGCAAGTTGAAGCCTGTCTTTAGCCGTTTAGCGTCAATACTCAATAACATTGACTTCTTCATTTTCCGCACTGCTGTGAATACTGaataatactccctctgtaaagaaatataggATTGTTTAGATCATTAATATAGTGATCTAAACGAtattatatttctttacagagggagtaccattttgaGGGAAATGTTCTAAAGGGAGCCCGCCTTGGTGCTAGACACCATCCTCCTGCGTTGCTTGCCTAGCAT
This genomic window contains:
- the LOC109774113 gene encoding uncharacterized protein, coding for MGGRNRRWPTKRHHDASSNPRPPPPYSGYSHVDNQCQVPLWEREFCSLVGGISWQRFCENKHFAYMYKEIEQWDDSGAFENFQNAKSRFWSHYHGQPSDIPYPDPDLYIDEVDHRGEVDPELVADLDKVRVPFEADNEPAVAANNRCAQNQTGNWDIYLEKPTPEVNKWEADNSASNTGWAASQEPLSSWNKISTGWGDALAQPGWGSSSNNHCSGNNWNSSHGASSNNNTYYQDPCSAYGRKRNSGGGYSQQRNSKQRNQAESHHQRGRWQDHRDRGRHGERFPFDNRPNVQRAERGF